The genomic interval TCATTATTAGACCTGTGGGAGGTCACAAACAAGTTAGACCATCTGATGGTAGAAGCTTCTTATTTACCTATAGTCTTTGCCTCATTCTGGCTGGTTATTTGCTGGGAGTGTTGCTGCTTGAAGATCTGATCGACTTGAAGCAAACTGTTATCGTATTACTGGCAGTTCTCTTAATCATTTTGATACTGCTTCCTGTTATAATTCCTGTTCTAATGGTTTTCTTCTCAAAGTCAAGACCTCCAGCAGAAGAGAGCCTTCTCTCTGAGCCACAGAAACAAGAATCAGGTAACTCTGAGCAGGATGGAAATGAGGTTATTCTTAGTGAGGTTGAGGACGAGAAGTCTCCAGAAGTGGACTTGCTTCCAGCATCAGAAAGGCAAAAACGAATTGCCCATTTGCAAGTTAAACTGTTTCAAGCAGCTGCAGAAGGAGCCGTTAGAATCAAGCGGAGAAAAGGCCCACGTAGAGGAGAGGATTTCACCTTATTGCAGGCATTAAAAAAAGCAGATTTTTTGCTTATCTTCTTCTCCCTTGTACTGGCTTCTGGAACTGGTTTGACAGTTATTGATAACTTGGGTCAGATTTGTCAATCACTGGGATATACTGATTCAAGTATATACGTATCCATGATCAGCATTTGGAACTTTCTTGGCCGTGTTGGTGGTGGCTACTTCTCTGAGCTTGTTGTAAGGtacaatataattatttaaattaaaatcacaactTCGATATTTTCTTTCAGCCATTACCAGCACACAATTTTCCTAATCCTCATTTTCACTGGTTATTTTACCAGAAAGTTTGCATATCCTAGACCAGTGACAATGGCTGTGGCTCAGGTTGTCATGGCAATTGGACTTTTCTACTATTCCATGGGATGGCCTGGGCAAATTTATGTTGTCACCGTGTTGATAGGGCTTGGGTATGGTGCCCACTGGGCAATTGTGCCAGCCTCGGCTTCTGAGCTATTTGGACTGAAGAGTTTCGGTGCGTTGTATAACTTTCTTACACTTGCCAGTACAGCAGGTTCTCTAATATTCTCAGGTGTCATTGCTAGTGGTATATACGACTACTACGCAGAGCAGCAAGCTGCCATCTCGCAGCAAATATCCACAGCCATGCTAGCAGTACCTCTTCAGGATGACGACGCACTTTCTTGTGAGGGTTCCATATGCTATTCCATCACGTTTGGGATCTTGTCTGGACTTTGCATTGTTGCAACAGCCTTGAGCATGATTGTTGTTTATCGTACAAAGAGTGTTTATGCCCAACTCTATGGAAACTCTCGCACTTGAGTCGCAAGAAGAGGAAACCCTTTAGTGCGAGAGGGGTGCCAAGAATTCTGCATTTTTACCATATGGCTGAAAATCTTTTAAGTGGAAAGTGTAGAGCAGAAAATATTAGCAGTGTATGGTTACACATAAGCTGGGGACGAGCAATCAAGCAAGTTCTACTTCTGACTATCGTCTGTTAATTATGGGAACCAAGACCTGCATAGGTTTTCTGCTTGGAATGTTGGTTGAAGTACGTGCTTGTTTTGGGCatataatcatcataaataattcTTGTACttgtaaaatacaattttttctttcattatctgTGGGATGATCCCTCTCTTTCCATCTGTTTTTTCcctatttttgaaaataaagtacatTTTTGTTGATTCACCTAtatatgcagaacaaataaaGGAGAACAATCTAATTTGTGACTGAGGCAGTCAGGCATATTGTGCTGCAAGTTTGCTGGTTCCAACATCTTCATTCATGGGCCATCTAGTTTAGCCGATTAATACACAAAAGTGCCTTACCAATGACTATTCGAGTGAAATATCCCATATTGCTTAAACAGACTAGTGTCAACCAAGTCATGAGAATGGATAACATTGCGCATTGGAGTCTTCGACTCGTGATGCGGCCGGCAAACAACATGAAACAGTAGGATCCAGTGGGTCTACATAATGTTACTGTCCATTTCTGCTAAGCTTGTTATTGTTTGCAAGTAAAGAGTTTTACTCGCTTATTGATGATTTCATTGGAGAAAGTCAAAAGGGTCAAGCCCAAATCATTCTTTCTCAACATACGAAAGGCACCTTGCTAGTATCAATCTTACACGCAGAGTATCTTTTTAGTGATTTTCTGGTATTTAACTGTCCATACTTCCCTGCACTTCTACTCAGGGGAGTGAATACAGTTTGAACTTGGAACTCTTAACCGGACCTCGGTTAGGGAAGGTAACTCTTGTAGTCCTGGTCCCACTTAAGAATTCTCGTGATCCTTTTTACTAGGAAATAATGCAAATACATCCATTCTctaagattttcttttaaaaaaaatggattttgcAAGAGGAGAAGCAAATTGCAATTAGGCTTGGATTCTTGTCCATTATAGTCAAATATAGACATATTTAGAGGATTCCATTAATGTAGTCTAATACTAAAGTTTGGAAATACAACTCTTATTAGGAATTTGCCCAAACAATAACAAATTTTCTTAGATAATAAGGTAATTACAGTAGAGGTTTTATATTTCCAGAGATGAATGGACCATATTAAGTCATGTAAACCATATTGAGAATGAAAAGCAAAGGAATTATATGTTGTTGATGAAAGATTTTAGACACGACAATCAATGAGAACGGGACGACTTGtatggaaggaaaatgaaaattatacagtcataagcaaaaaataaataaataaataaaagagactATTCCAATGTGGTTCAGCATTCTGACTTGCATGCATGAGAGGTGTCATGTTTTTGGGTGAGTGTTGCAAGTGAATATTAAGCTTCAATCATGTGTAATTGACATATTTTCCATCcaaccaatcaaaaaaaaattgagatattttctaattattggattagataattaaaaataaaaaaattctagacattagccatataaatatgtgattttatttttttacacatatttttaaatagtgtatAGAAGTGTGAAACTTCTGTATAGTACAACTCttaaaaatgatttcttttaacAATCCAAAAACATACATGCATTATCAGTTCTTACAAAATTAAAGCTTTAAAATACAGGTCCCTTGAAATTCTCCACTCTTGCAAATTCTACCATATTTAGGAAATTGGCAAAGCTGTAACTCTATTAaccagagttaaaaattaatcatggttagggttttttttaccaaattccaAACCCCACAAAAAAGAAGGCTGTGTGGTTAACaaaatcacttaaatacaaGGAAAACCCACGTTTCCTTTATCATTTGTAAAATACTATTTTGCCTTCATTTCCTGCGTTTTGGAAGATgttcacaaaaacaaaatacctgAATTGTTCTGTATTTTGATCCGGGTGGCATATAAAAGACGGCAGATTAAAAACTTCGAAGGTAATTCATCATTGGCGTCTCTGTGGTTCAAAGTTACTCTAAATTCCTGAAAGCGAAAGGGTAATTTTCGTTGTCTTAAAAATCCATTTACGTATCTATTATACATCATTATGCTGTCTATGGAATATTATTGTTTCCATTGTTTCTTTGTTAGATTGTGTTACTGCTGATAGAAACTTTAAATGGCTTAATTTAAAGCTACTAACATTGTGCGCTTTGATTGTGAAATTTTTCTGTTGTTAGAAGCTATTGTTAGAAGCTATTGGGTTGTtcggttttgtttgttttcgccAAAATGTAAGTCAAACTGAGAAGTGTGTATTTGTTCTCTCTGTGGTTTCATAATCCTGGCTTTAGGTTGGAATGATTTATTCACTTGAAGTTTTTAATAGCTGAGATTTCTCTTACAAAGGAACTTTGCCACGTCTGGTTTCTGTGAAATTAAGGAAAAGTGGTTGAAATATTGCATTCTTAGGAGAGATTTTCAACTGCTACctattgaaagatttttttttttttttccgtttccATCATTAGCTTTGTTTGATCTcacggaaaagaaaaaagaaaaatagatcaGTGCTCGTTTGTGTTGTGATTTCTTTATTCAATATGAGTGAGCAATGGAGATGGCACtactattatatttttctcttgtttgtattttaaaaaGGCGTTTTGCTTATTTTGAAAGTTCGTTACTCcgattttttgaatttaaagcCTTTCGCGGGTATTGTGCTTGATAAATTAACGGATTTTAGATTAAGACGTTTTATGGTATTGGAATTGATGTATGAGAAGAAGCATTCATGAGTGTTTAATAGTTGTATTATACTTAATCGTGTCCTTATGGATCGGCGTAAACTTCgcatcatttttttccttctttgcttTAGTTTCCTTATTTTGGGTTAATCCTCGTGGTTTTTTAGGCTTGGACAATTGAAGGTATCTCCCTAACCATGCACGTGAAAAAACGGGGATCTAGATATGGAATTTAACGGTTGAGATCTTTGTTCATGTAGTGCTGGCTTTCCTTATGAAGAAATAActaaagaagaaattaataagCGGTTAGAAACAGTGAGCGAAAAACTCTCAGAATGGAATGTAATAAGGAAGAGGCCATCAGGGCTAAAGAAATTGCGGAGAAGAAGCTTATGGAGATGGACATTTCTGGCGCAAAAAAATATGCTTTGAAGGCTCAAAACTTATATCCTAGACTTGATGGTCTTCCTCAGTTTCTGGTAACTCTTGACGTGTACATTTCTGCTGAGGAAAGAATAAATGGAGAAGTTGATTGGTACAGGGTCCTTGGTGTTGAACCCTTGGCTGATGATGACACAATCCGGAAACATTTTAGGAAACTGGCTCTTATTCTTCACCCTGATAAAAACAAATCAGTTGGTGCAGATGGGGCCTTTAAAATACTGTCTGAGGCCTGGAGTTTGTTGTCTGACAAAGCCAAGAGAATTGTCTACGACCAGAAGCGAAACCTAACGGGTACATATGGAAAAATCGCCGATGGGAAAACTTCTGTGGTAGATGGTCAGAATTATTCTAATAATCTCTTTAATGGTAACAATTTCACTTCAAAGTATCAGAGATCTGCTACTCATCCCAGGCCGGCTCAGACTCCTGAGTCATTGAAGCCCACATTTTGGACCGTGTGTGATTCTTGCATGATGCAGTTTGAGTATCTTAGAACTTATCTCAACTACAACCTTGTTTGCTCTAACTGCCATAAGCCATTTAAGGCTTTTGAGAAGCCACCGCCTGCACCTTTCAATTTCGATGGTTCTTCTGCTTCATGGCTTTCTTACATGCAGCGACATAATTCTGGTCCACAGACAATGGTCAATAACCAATATGCTCCAGGAAAGATACCTACTTCTACGACAAATGCAGGACTAGCAGGATTCTCCACTTCTGTCTGGTCAAAGAAAACTTTCCAGTCAGGTGCATTCTCTAAATCAGGCAATGTTGTAAATGCGCCAGCATCAACTTCCTCTGATGCTCACGCCTCTGGTGTTTTTCAGCCAGTATTCAAGCAATCGAATGGAGTGCGTGAAGATGCAGCAGCTGCTGCCATGAGTGAGGTGGCTTATCAGGGGAAAGCTCATGCTACTATGAAAGCTGGGACTAGTTTTGAATCTTCCAATGCTAATTTCAGTTCCGTTCAGAAAGGAGACAGGCCTAAGAAAAAAAGGTGTGTGGATAGGCCTAGGATGGGTAATAAAGGTAGAGAAATGGCAGATCAAATGGTAATGGATGGAGGATTTCGCATGGAGAGTGCATCTAGAACTCAGAAGAGTAGCTTTGAAACAGGAAGGATGAATGCTGCTAGAAAACATAGACTGAATGTGACAAGGGAGGTTTCACCAGTAGAAATGCGAAATATGTTGATGGAGAAGGCTAAGAGAGAGATTCACAAGAAGCTTAATGAGTGGAGCATGGACTCTGCA from Juglans regia cultivar Chandler chromosome 2, Walnut 2.0, whole genome shotgun sequence carries:
- the LOC108995976 gene encoding meiotically up-regulated gene 184 protein-like — encoded protein: MECNKEEAIRAKEIAEKKLMEMDISGAKKYALKAQNLYPRLDGLPQFLVTLDVYISAEERINGEVDWYRVLGVEPLADDDTIRKHFRKLALILHPDKNKSVGADGAFKILSEAWSLLSDKAKRIVYDQKRNLTGTYGKIADGKTSVVDGQNYSNNLFNGNNFTSKYQRSATHPRPAQTPESLKPTFWTVCDSCMMQFEYLRTYLNYNLVCSNCHKPFKAFEKPPPAPFNFDGSSASWLSYMQRHNSGPQTMVNNQYAPGKIPTSTTNAGLAGFSTSVWSKKTFQSGAFSKSGNVVNAPASTSSDAHASGVFQPVFKQSNGVREDAAAAAMSEVAYQGKAHATMKAGTSFESSNANFSSVQKGDRPKKKRCVDRPRMGNKGREMADQMVMDGGFRMESASRTQKSSFETGRMNAARKHRLNVTREVSPVEMRNMLMEKAKREIHKKLNEWSMDSASKTSYKSKTSEKEIGEKNSGEKALAVNGVKAEKHRAFVQNKNTANVKKPSPANSGIDSDTKGADPMSMSVPDPDFHDFDMDRTEKSFGDNQVWAAYDNDDGMPRYYAMIHSVISRRPLKMRISWLNSKTNDELAPLNWISSGFYKTSGDFYVGKHEINRSLNSFSHKVKWKKGTRGTIQIYPMKGDVWALYRNWSPDWNEFTPDEVIHKYDMVEVLEDYSEGGVTVVPLVKVAGFRAVFHRNLDPSKIRRTIPKEEMFRFSHQVPSYLLTGQEGPNAPKGCWELDPAATPLELLHVAMNAQGEEMTGIADKATEEDILRCMGKPKEEELVNIGKPTEEKGLIEDIKRKVVAEVTMKGNGTKEEKILVYNRRRLREDKMVESAK
- the LOC108996253 gene encoding protein NUCLEAR FUSION DEFECTIVE 4-like isoform X1, with product MHQFRGKFKAFINNRWLVFVCAMWVQSCAGIGYLFGSISPVIKSAMGYNQRQVAILGVAKDLGDSIGFVAGSLSEVLPIWVVLLIGVVQNFVGYGLVWLVVTGIVPSLPLWVLCIAIFVGTNGETYFNTAALVSCVQNFPKSRGPIVGILKGFAGLSGAILTQIYLMINFPDQSSLIFMIAVGPSIVVLALMFIIRPVGGHKQVRPSDGRSFLFTYSLCLILAGYLLGVLLLEDLIDLKQTVIVLLAVLLIILILLPVIIPVLMVFFSKSRPPAEESLLSEPQKQESGNSEQDGNEVILSEVEDEKSPEVDLLPASERQKRIAHLQVKLFQAAAEGAVRIKRRKGPRRGEDFTLLQALKKADFLLIFFSLVLASGTGLTVIDNLGQICQSLGYTDSSIYVSMISIWNFLGRVGGGYFSELVVRKFAYPRPVTMAVAQVVMAIGLFYYSMGWPGQIYVVTVLIGLGYGAHWAIVPASASELFGLKSFGALYNFLTLASTAGSLIFSGVIASGIYDYYAEQQAAISQQISTAMLAVPLQDDDALSCEGSICYSITFGILSGLCIVATALSMIVVYRTKSVYAQLYGNSRT
- the LOC108996253 gene encoding protein NUCLEAR FUSION DEFECTIVE 4-like isoform X2; its protein translation is MHQFRGKFKAFINNRWLVFVCAMWVQSCAGIGYLFGSISPVIKSAMGYNQRQVAILGVAKDLGDSIGFVAGSLSEVLPIWVVLLIGVVQNFVGYGLVWLVVTGIVPSLPLWVLCIAIFVGTNGETYFNTAALVSCVQNFPKSRGPIVGILKGFAGLSGAILTQIYLMINFPDQSSLIFMIAVGPSIVVLALMFIIRPVGGHKQVRPSDGRSFLFTYSLCLILAGYLLGVLLLEDLIDLKQTVIVLLAVLLIILILLPVIIPVLMVFFSKSRPPAEESLLSEPQKQESGNSEQDGNEVILSEVEDEKSPEVDLLPASERQKRIAHLQVKLFQAAAEGAVRIKRRKGPRRGEDFTLLQALKKADFLLIFFSLVLASGTGLTVIDNLGQICQSLGYTDSSIYVSMISIWNFLGRVGGGYFSELVVRLSWQLDFSTIPWDGLGKFMLSPC